A stretch of Gossypium hirsutum isolate 1008001.06 chromosome A06, Gossypium_hirsutum_v2.1, whole genome shotgun sequence DNA encodes these proteins:
- the LOC107963587 gene encoding glycosyltransferase BC10: MLSPTPLSLFCALILCLPLVIIVTITSPTTTVHGGSEHDPVLDFTPAVKTHQRFSVKSPPLPPVDDKSLLRAASRVNSRTPPGLPKKIAFLFLTVSPLPFAPLWELYFNKTPKNLFNVYVHADPSYPYEMTFSGVFAHRVIPSKPSLRFTPTLISAARRLLAHALLHDRSNHMFTLLSASCIPIHSFNFTYETLTQSKKSFIEILNNEIGSYDRWAARGPDAMLPEVKLEDFRIGSQFWSLTRQHARLIVGDETIWAKFNQSCVVRDTCYPEENYFPTLIHIRDPRNVVPWTLTHVDWNGSSDGHPRMYAASEVGPQLIVRLKNDKPRYDDSGIDSFDPTLMRRRDPFLFARKFSPDSILPLMSIASDVIFKD, from the coding sequence ATGTTGTCCCCAACACCATTGTCACTCTTTTGTGCTTTAATCCTTTGTTTGCCTTTAGTCATTATTGTTACAATAACTTCTCCGACAACCACCGTCCACGGAGGTTCCGAGCACGACCCTGTTCTGGATTTCACTCCCGCAGTCAAAACCCACCAAAGATTCTCCGTCAAATCACCGCCTTTACCACCAGTAGATGACAAGTCACTCCTCCGAGCCGCTTCTCGAGTCAACTCAAGAACACCTCCTGGCTTACCTAAAAAGATCGCATTTTTGTTTCTAACTGTGTCGCCTTTACCTTTTGCTCCCCTTTGGGAGCTGTACTTTAATAAAACCCCTAAAAACCTCTTTAATGTTTACGTCCATGCTGACCCGAGTTACCCTTACGAAATGACGTTCTCGGGCGTGTTCGCTCACCGAGTCATCCCTTCAAAACCCTCCCTCCGTTTCACCCCTACTCTCATCTCCGCGGCACGGCGGTTATTGGCTCACGCGCTGCTTCATGACCGTTCGAATCACATGTTCACCCTCTTGTCCGCTTCTTGcataccaattcactctttcaacttcaCTTACGAAACCCTAACCCAGTCCAAGAAAAGCTTCATCGAGATCCTGAACAACGAGATCGGGAGCTACGACAGGTGGGCGGCGCGTGGGCCGGATGCGATGTTGCCAGAGGTGAAGTTGGAAGATTTTCGGATTGGGTCCCAGTTTTGGTCCTTGACACGTCAGCATGCAAGGCTTATCGTTGGCGATGAAACCATTTGGGCCAAGTTCAACCAATCGTGCGTGGTGCGGGACACGTGTTATCCGGAAGAAAATTACTTCCCTACGCTCATCCACATACGGGATCCGCGTAATGTTGTCCCTTGGACCCTGACACACGTGGACTGGAATGGGAGCTCCGACGGTCACCCACGCATGTACGCAGCGTCCGAGGTGGGTCCCCAGTTGATCGTGAGGCTGAAAAATGATAAGCCTAGATACGACGATTCTGGAATCGACAGCTTTGATCCAACCTTAATGCGGCGGCGCGACCCATTTTTGTTCGCTCGAAAGTTCTCACCAGATTCGATCCTGCCATTGATGAGCATCGCAAGTGACGTCATTTTCAAGGATTAA